The following proteins are encoded in a genomic region of Ostrea edulis chromosome 7, xbOstEdul1.1, whole genome shotgun sequence:
- the LOC130047811 gene encoding uncharacterized protein LOC130047811 → MSSLETIWNHWKEEILLALTGVLLFSGIMGFLIGVCSSCYRKDKTTKRHKTKTSSVSLTSELYAEIDEASNEILKGPEQSSASQTTLNADIDHRPPCDCNQRSNSEHDYSHVYNTLQPNYGSNRLSHPGLSSQTTLEITYPYRQCRSLQNLSDQNLIQWRASKISV, encoded by the exons ATGTCGTCACTGGAAACAATTTGGAACCATTGGAAAG AGGAAATCCTGCTCGCCTTAACTGGAGTTTTACTGTTCAGTGGAATAATGGGGTTCCTGATTGGAGTATGTTCTTCATGCTACAG aaaGGACAAGACGACCAAAAGACATAAAACTAAAACATCATCAGTATCTTTAACTTCTGAACTTTACGCAGAAATTGACGAAGCTTCAAACGAAATATTAAAG GGTCCCGAACAAAGCAGTGCAAGTCAAACTACACTCAATGCAGATATAGATCACAGACCTCCGTGTGATTGTAATCAAAGAAGCAACAGTGAACACGACTACAGTCACGTGTACAACACTCTACAACCAAATTACGGCTCCAACAGGCTTTCTCATCCGGGTCTTAGTTCACAAACAACCTTAGAAATAACATACCCCTATCGGCAATGTCGAAGTCTCCAAAATCTCTCAGATCAGAACCTGATACAGTGGAGAGCGTCCAAAATATCTGTATGA